The DNA segment TTGTATTGGCAGATCTTAGGAGATATTAAGATTGCCTCTTTCCTGTTTAATTCCAAAAGTTGTTTCCTAACCAAGCTAACAACTCAAAACCATATTGGTACTTTGGAGATGAGCGAAAGCTTCTTTGTAAGCCTTTTGACTTATTGTCCCTCTCCTCAGTGCATCACCTCTTAAAGCTTTTGTCTCATCCCTCTGTATTTGCATGTACAGCAATAATGACCTGCAATAACTGAGGATGgaatagcaaaacaaagctgagTTTCTCTGCAGTCCATCAACCTCTCCCAGGTGTCTCTCAGTTTAAGGCCAGAGTCTGTGTTTGTAGGCAGAGAAGGATGGACAAGTCTCAAACCTGTCTTGGGGTTGACTCCTCCAGCAAAGTGCTGGTTGTGTAgggatggtggtggtgggaagAGACAGCTCAAAAccaagcagctggaaaagcacTCTGCACCAGAACTAGTGGAACTGTGGATCAATCATCACTTCTTATTTGGACCCACCTCTAATCCTGGTGAAGGAGGGAGCAAAGTTTATTGCAGTCATCATGATTTGGTGAGGTAGAAGAGTGAACCCTGGAAACCTGCAGTTTCTGCACACATAAACCTGAATGTCCCTGCCAGGAATGACTTTTTAAGCCAACATCTATAGCAGCCTCTTGACTGCACAGTGAAAGGCATCACCTTGGACCGTGAGACTTCCCAGGATCCCTGTCTGGGTTCCCACAGGTCATGGGGCTCATGTGGGGTCACCTTCTCTTCCCCCAGAGCTCTTCCCCTCTGTAAAGCAGGCCAGGATACATTCTGGTGCCATTCTAAAGGTTTTCTGCTTCGTCCATGTGGTTAATTTTGCTCTCTCTAAATCCCCTATTATTACACAttctttaagtattttctttatgtattaTGAGAAAAGTTCAACACAGCAGGAATTCTTCTCTTTACTTAGAGGGGGAAGGGGCCAGGTCTTGGTCCTGGCTCTGGAGAAGTCATCATTTATCCTTCATCCAGGATGAAGGAAAGGTGatgggaaagctgcttggtgtgTTGGCTAGGCTGGAAGGGGCTTCTCACTTGGTGGTGATGGGagaagggatggagcagccaccaGCCAAAAGCCAGGACCTGGGCTAGGAAGGGTGACCATGAAAAGGTTCcttgcagcacagagcaaagaaaTCTTGCTTACCCATTGATATCAGTGAGATATCTGATAGAAGCCTCTGTTACACAGCTCTTGGCAGCCCCAGGAATGCTCTCAACAGGGCACACAACTGCAGCCAGAGATGCTGGGTGAACCTTCTCATGGTAGCACATCATATCTTAGTACTGGAGATGTGCACAGTGGTCTCATCCTTACTGCACCAGCAACTGGGCATTACTGACCCTTCTTGAACTTCCCTGGCACCACCAATCCTTCTCGCATCATGAAGTGATACGAGTCCCCTAATTTGATTTAACTCTCCACAAATGCTATATATATTGTTTTCACTTCACTGAATCATTTCCTTAAAGTTTAATCCTATTCCCTGCGCAGCCTTTTGGGGAGGCTTATGTATAAAATAACATAACAGAGacttattttaatatctttttaacTAATGCAGTGCACATGGTGGTGAAGAGCCTCCTCAGGAGgtcaaccaaccaaaaaccttCAGTTCTGGCTCTCCACCACCACAAAATGGCCATTTCTTTCCCAAACCTGTCATTTTTACCATGAAATTAGCTCAGGATGCTCCTGAGGTCAAGGACAAGCTGAACCTTGCCATCAACTCCTGCTCCGGACATTGCAGGGTTGTCCCAGCTGGATGGCAGTGTGACAGGGAATGGAGAGCCCACACTATCACTGTGCTCTGAAACAAGAGCAGAGGTCTTTCAAAGTTCATTATGGGCAAAATGGGATGGAGAATGAAATTAAAGCTTTGCTGTGGGACTGTGCATTTGAGGATATAAGGGAAAACAATCTCCTAAGAGCTGTTCTAAGCTACTACGTGGGTTTTGTGCCAAGATTTACTTAGTCTGCAggaatttctgtttaaaaggtggttttataggaaaaataaatatttgttaatCTGTTAATAAGTAATCAGTTAATTATATGCAGAAAGTGGTAGTTCAGTTGCAAAAATTAGGTTGAATATTGCAAATTGCAGTTTCAATAGAACCCaaagcagcattatttcagcCCACAGATGGGTTATTCAGCTGAAGTTCACATCCACTCTAGTTGCAGACTGTGTATTAGCCAGAGAACTTAGACACTTGTGTTACCCCTTTAACATACTCCCATAGGAAATCTTCCATCCCTTCTCTGCAATGACAGTGGCAGCTGTTTGTGGCACACTGTGTTATCCATAAGTTGCTTTGTTTCTCCCATAAAGATTATAGTATTTGCACATTGGAATGTTAGGTATTGGCTTGCATTTCTTCAGGGTCAGATTTATCCCTATTAGATTTGAGGCAGCACATTTGCTGATATTTAAAACATGACAAGGAAATAGGTTGAGACCTGAAAAATAAGGAAGTAGTTAATTTATTTACTAATAATAACTATATTGggaaactggaaaggaaaatgcaaactGGATTATGAGTACTGGAATAAAGAGTTAGTAGGTGTGCAAACGTGGTTAAATCATCCTAAAATACATCTTTACAGGAGAGGGAAGGTTCTGAAAGGGAAGATGTGAGAGCAAATGTGGTCACACCAGCGAGGccaaggagaggagagcagatgGGGATAAGGGACCAGCCTGGGGTTCTCTGCTTTGCTGGCTCTGGCTGTGTCTCTATGAGAGAAGAGGAGTTACACCACCAGAAAACATTGCTTAGGGTGCATCCCACCTTACGCACACCCAGCGGGGAAAGAGGTGCACCCACACCCATGTATAGCTTTGGCATCATGGTGGtgaagcaggagctgtgctgtgggagTGAGGGCTTGTTTAATGGTACATGAGGATGCAGTGCTGCATCTCTATGGTGAGGAACTGCAGGTTTGCATTtccaaatgcaaaaagaaaaggaaataagaattaTCTTACTAAGGATTTgtgaagcagaacaaaaaatcCCTTGAGTTTTATAATTTAGAACTGAAAATGTCCTAGTACCATGTTTAGAATTGCAGCTTTCTATCCATATCTAAATCTATGACATTTGGGTGGAGATTATAAGAGAGAAAAGCATTAACTGCATAATTAAGCCACAAGTCAGGTTTAGTTTgctttggggtgttttgttttggtttttttctcttaaatgcAAAGTAAATCTTGGCAAAATAAAGCACAGCTTGGACTCAACTGAATAGCCCAAAGTCTGCCACTAAAGCAGTCAGGCAAGCCTGTGATTGGAGTTTACCTGTGTGCTTTAACAGATTAATGGGCAGTATTAAAAGATCATTTTCAAGTTAAGCAAACATTTCTGGCATATTGTATAAcacttgctttaaaattaagttAGTTATTCTGAACTTTATGCCAAATGATTATTTGCACGACTTTCTGATGACGGTAATCATGACATACCATCACATAACTTGGTAAAGACAATAAGATTACAAAGCCCAAGAAGGGTTTGAGTCAGTCTTTGACAGATTAAAGCTCTCCAAGTCCCCTGAAAACCCTTCTCTGCCATATTAATTTGACCTAAACCCTCAAAATGTTCCTGATTATATCATCTCAATTgggctttctttttgttttatttttcattgtaggAAATTAAAAAGGGTTGGTTGATCCCTGGCCAAGTTCTTGAAATGTGTTGCAATgctaaggaaataaaaggttACTCAAAATACTCTTTAATAATATGTCATGTCAGCAGAGATAAAGGTTCGCACTCTGTGCCCTCAGCTGGCTTCTATCAGGACTGGGGAGCGCAGCATCAGCCCCTGCCAGGCTCTGGGAGGGAGCCGCCGTTCACCTGGCTTTTAAATCATGAGCTTATGCTCTTATAATTATGACCATGTTTATAaggtttgtttcatttctctttgtAAGAAGAGCTAAAGAGCTGCCCATgtggagctgatcctgcccgGAGCCTGCTGGACCTCCTCCACTGCCCTGCTCTCCATCTATTCCTGGTGCAATGGACAGGGATGGCTGTGGGCTAATGCCCCAGAAGAGCCCCCTGATGCAGTCATGCACCCGTCCCATAGGAGCCTTGGGCAGGAGCACCTGGACGTGCCTTGTGTGAAGGAAAACCACATCAGCAGTTTGAGGCTTTGTGGGGCTGAAGCTGATGAACATCAATAGAAAGGTGGAGTAATGTGGGGACAAAACACATGATGCAATATAGCTGGTTCCCAGATTTTGAGACATGGTGCAGGAGGAGAGTCATGAAATCAcagatttgtttgggtttggggggatcttaaacctcatccagttccaaccctctgccatgggcagggacaccttactCTGGACTaaattgctccaagccctgttcaacctggctttgaagTACCATGGGGAGTACCATCATGATCAATAAGCTTTAAAGTTAATAAGCATCAGCCTCTCTCTTTCCAGGGTCCAGGCTAGCTCCAATTCAAGTTCAATTGGATCTTTGAGAGCCCGTTTACAGACAGGGATACAAGACAGCGGCTGGAGAAGTGGGTATCTTCCAACCATGTGCTCCAGACTGGACATTGAGCTCTGTATCTGCACCCCTTCACTTCCTCCAAAGTGTTTTCCTTAGGCAAACTCCTGACCCAGTTATATATGCCAGGAGTTTGGTGTATAGATGTGTGTTAACGTATAAATGGTTATCAACATATTAATgcatataaacatataaatgAATATCAGTGTGTAAAGTCCACCATAAACTGAGTAAGGAGCATTCTTGGAATAGGGATTTGAGGACAATTTGAGGGTATGAGCCTGGGGCATTTAAAGTGCACATTCACCATCAGTTCTGCCATTTAGCAGCTGCCTGACTTTTGGTTTTGGCTGTCTCCACATAGCTCAGTTTCcaagctgctgccagcccaAGGCTTGGAAGGAATGTGTGCACCAGGACAGGGACCCTAATAAATACAAGACTAAAACAGTGCTCCCCCACGATTTGGGAGTGCCTGGGAGTGGGGCACGGAGCACTGAGCCCCATATCCTGTCCTATGGCTGCTACCACACACCCTGAACCTGCTTTCTCAGCTGGCCTGTGGATTTTATCCCTTCCCACATCTTTTTCCCGTTAAGGCTCATCTATCCTAGCTGACCTcgctgctgcaggggaaggcagcagggcGAGGGGTGCGCAGGGGGTTGGGGATGCAGACACCCTGCTCAGCATCAACACCACcgctcctccaacccccccccaagtAAGACTGAGTCCCGGAATCCCCCTTGGTCCTGGCTCTGCGGAGAGTGCCGGATGGAAAACAAATCAAGGGGTGTTTTCCAGCCTTCATAGGGCAGAGGGTTCCCGGTGGGGACCCGAGAGTCGCCGCACAAACCCAGCGCAGCCTTTCCCCTGCGCACCTGCGGGTCCGGCCTCATTTCCCCGACTTCCCCATCTCCTTCGCATCCCTCTTCCATGTCTCCCAGGAACTGCCGGAGTGGAAAACAGGGATTTCTGCCCCTAATGCAGCGCAGCTGCTCTGCGGGGCCGCGGAAACTCCCTGGGGGTGATGCCAGAGCTGCCTTAAagaacaaatacacacacaagcaacacaacaagcaaacaaacaaccaTAAACCCGAGTGAAAACCGGGATAACAGGCGGAATCCGCGTCCGGCTCTGTCACAGAGCCCGGGGTGACACCGTGATGGGGACACCGGAGAGGCCGCCTTGGACCAGCTCATCGGGACAGCCCAGAAGGGCTCCCCTCATTTCAttccacttttttccctttttcttccttttttccttttctattttctttctttttccttttttcccctttcctttctttttcccccctttctttctttcccttcctttttgcGCTGGTTCTGGTTAAACGTTATTTGCACTTTTGTTGGAAAAGTGGCCCCTAGTGTGCAATTATGTCAAATTTCTTTGAGTTTTACAATTTAATGGAGAACAGTAACTCTTTTATTGATCCTAGACGAGGCCGgctcctcttccccccccacctcccctccCTCTCCACCCGCCCCCCCGCACTCCCATGCAATGTCACTCAATGTCTCTTACGCTCCCTCCActttccaaaacaaacagcGGAGGCTGCAGCCGTCTATTGACTCAGTTGGATGCAAGCGGATCTCGCCGTGGCCGCTGCCCCCCGACGGGAGCCGTGCGGCGGCCGGGCGAGGCTCGCCGGGTACCGACCGGGAtggagccgccgccgcccgcctgAGCCCCGAGGCCGCCCGGGGGCACTCCCGGCCCGGGGGGGATGGCGCTCAGCTCTCGGGCTCACGCCTTCTCGGTGGAAGCCTTGGTGGGACGCTCGGCCAAGAGGAAGATGCCGGATGGGGATGAAGAACCCGGGGCCGGCCGCAGGCAGAGCCGCAGAGCACCGGAGACGGGTCGGTAGCAACGGGGCCACCCGGAGGGGACCCTCGGGGCCGGGACGGCTGCGGGAAGAGGCCTCCTCCTCTCCGGCAGCCCCATAGCCGCCCCTTCCGTTTGTCTCCCCCGCAGAGAAGCGGCCCAAGGCCGGTGCCGAGAGCCGGGATGCGGGCGCCGGGGTGCAGGTGGAGCTGCAGGGCTCCGAGCTCTGGCGGAGGTTCCATGAGATCGGCACCGAGATGATCATCACCAAAGCCGGCAGGTACCGGCCCCGCTGCTCCTCTGCCGCCGCCGTCGGGTTTTAGTTTCCTTTTCGTTGTGTTTTCGttttcatcttcttcctcctcttctcccttttcttatgttcttttttgttcttttcccctttttaacaatttttggtttttttggggtctcctcctttctttccgcttttctttcactgatttTGTTGAGTTTAAATTTTTTCTTCAACCCCATATCcgtttctttttagtttttcaaCCCTTTTTCGCCGTTCAACCGGCAGCTCTTGCTCAGGACCTTTCCCTCTGCCCGCAGGAGGATGTTCCCCTCTGTCAGGGTGAAAGTGAAGGGGCTGGAGCCGCTCAGGCAGTACTACATCGCCATCGACGTCGTCCCGGTGGACTCCAAACGATACAGGTACGAGGGGTTCAGCGGGGCAGCCGCACACCCCGACACCGGTGCGGGATCCCCCCCGCTCCGTGCGCTTATGTGAACTGGGGCTGCAGAGGCGGATGGGGGGTGCTGCCGGGCCCCCTGCACCTATAGATGCTATAGGTGCAGGCCGAGAAGGGCTCGCCGCCATCTGACCGCAGCCGGCCGGGCCAGGTACGTCTATCACAGCTCGCAGTGGATGGTGGCAGGGAACACGGACCACTCCTGCATCACCCCGCGGCTCTACATCCACCCCGACTCCCCCTGCTCGGGGGAGACCTGGATGAGGCAGATCATCAGCTTCGACCGGGTGAAGCTCACCAACAACGAGATGGACGACAAGGGGCACGTAGGTGTGGGGCAGCCTCGGGAGGAGCAGAGCATCTCTCCCGTGGCTGGGGCCTCGAGTCTTGCGTGGGGTTTTGTGCTGCCCTGTCCCTTCCGGGGCTCAGCCGCCTCTCCCCGCACAGATCATCCTGCAGTCCATGCACAAGTACAAGCCCCGAGTCCACGTTATAGCCCAGGACTCACGCTTCGACCTAGCGCAGATCCAGTCGCTGCCTGCCGAGGGGGTGCAGACCTTCTCCTTCCAGGAGACCGAGTTCACCACCGTGACTGCCTACCAGAACCAGCAGGTACCGGTCACCGCCGGGGGTGCGGAGAGCCCCGGAGGCACAGGGACCGGCAGCCGGAGAGCCCCGACAGCGGCCGGTCCCTGCCCGCCCCGAGCCTCAAGAGCCGCTCTCGCTTCCACCCCCAGATCACGAAGCTGAAGATCGACAGGAATCCCTTCGCCAAAGGTTTTCGGGACCCCGGTAGGAACAGGTAAGGGTCGGGGCTGTCCCTCCGCCTGCCTCGGAGCGCTCGTTGGCCCCGCAGCGGGTCTCAGCCCCGTCTCCCCTATCAGGGGGGTCCTGGATGGGCTTCTGGAGACCTACCCGTGGCGGTCCCCGCTCGCCCTGGACTTCAAGGCTTTCGGCGCAGACAGCCAGGGTAAGTCCTGTTTGATGCCTTTTCTACCCCGTCTCTCCCCATTGCCGCACTGCCGGAGCCTCCGCGGGGGCCCGTCGAGGGGTCTTCAACGGGTAAGATAAAGAGGTGGGTCCGGAAAACTAACCGGCGGTCACCGAAACGCTTTGGGAAGCCGGTTCCAAGCGTTTGCGGCTCTAACTCCCGTTCAAGTCGTTTGAGGAGCTTcggggagagaagggaaactTCCGCTTCATCCGCGGCAGAAATCAGATTGAGGTGTGCGGAAAAGGTTATCTGGGTCTGCAGGAGGTGAACTTGGAATCGGGTTTTACGGCTTCGATCTTGTTAAATTAGTTGCTTCCAATCCGTTTGAATGCAGTTAAAAGCATTGGTACCAGTGACGGCGGCGGCTTCTGCAGCTTCGGCTCCTGGGCAAGGGAAGGCTTATACACCAGGAAATACAATTATCAGGTTTTTAGGGTGTAGCAGCCCCACATTGTATCACCGCCGTAGAAATGCAGTGAAGGGGGAAAGGTTTTCCAGGGAAAACCACCTCTCTCTGCCTAAGGAACACCCGTAGGTCCCTTACAGCCTCTGTCCGAAAAACCCACTTTTTGGAAGTATGAGCTGAAAACTGATTATTCGTAGTGCCATAGGGAAAAATGGAGCAGAGCATTGGCACGCTGGAGTGCTCCAGTTTGGGCTTAAAGTCCCCAGTTTAACTGTCACTTATGTCAGGGAACCCTTCAAAGTGTTGGGGCACAACAAACCATTCCCGGCTCTGCAAGGGaaatactgcagaaaagcaaattcaTGCTGCACAGGCATAAAACATAGAGACAAAAAATCAGGGTAAGGAGAAATTAAGGGGTTTAAGGGTTGTAAAGAGAACTGGAttactcatatatatatatatatatgaaatatatatatttaggaaAGACCTTACTCAAAAAGCAGTTTTTGAACCTGTCTGGCAGAGGAAAGGAGCTTGCAGATGGGCTGCAGTGGGGAACGAGagaacagcaacaacagcagtCATTGTAAAGCTGCTAAAATATTAAGGCTTCctgggatttttccttttttatgtttattttttgctcCTCTGAATgtaattgttatttttctttgggTCAGTTTCCCAGATTGATGTAAATATAACAAAATCTTCAATTCCACTGtatttatgaagaaaagcagaaaagtaagAATCCCAAAGCCCTAAAACCAGCAGGTAAATTAACAGAAAGCATGAACAATATGCTGAAGAAAGAAACTGGCAATAAAGTTAGGATTTTTAAGCCTAATAGAAATGTCAGAAAGCATCTACTCTTTGAGCTGCTGTGATCCCTATTCCCAAACTTATACTGGGAGTCGTGTGATACTAGTGCTTAGGATACCTTGAAGCAAATACTAACACTTCTTTGCTCTGCTGTAGCATAGCCATTCATTCACTGCCTTGCATTCACCACTATCAGCTCAATCACACCATTTTACAGAAGTCCCTGAGTCCTGGGAGGACATCAGGCTGTGAACAACAGGAGAGAACAGGATGCTTGCCCTGTATCAGTCAGTGTTGCTATACCTGCTGGGATTAACAGGGAAGGGTGAGACCTTTGATCCTTAAAACATTCCCACATCATCCCAACTAGGTGCTGCCAATATGTGACCCAACCTGTAAGATATTCTGCTTACTGGGAGTTTGTAGAATCCATTTGCAGCACATCCAAACTCTGTATTTTTAAGTTTGCTATACAAGCAGGTACTGCTCTGTTATGCAGTTGGCTCCGTGCCTCTGACTGCATATAAAGTTGATCAGATCACATCCAGACGGTGTATCGCTTGGAATGAAATGTAAATAGGGAAAAACACACAGCAACAATGGAGCCAtattcccttctttcctttcctagtgACTTTGGTAGGAAAATAAAGGGTGGGGGAAAAACCCTTTGGAAGAATGCAGTGATGAATGTGCAGCAGAGATGTGCAGCTCTTAAAGGCATTAGGAGAAACCACCATCTGCTCAGCACCAGGGCTCCAGAGCACCAgtcccactgcagagcagccatAGTTTTGGCTCTGGCTGATGCTCTGGAGGAGGACgagctggtgctgagcactgaTGTTACACACCAGTGGCCTCGGCAATGCACACATGTGAAGTAAACCTGTGTCACTTTCCTACCAAGCTACAAAAGTGCTCATTGATTCATTTCAGAAAGGAGAATGTTAAAATGACGTGTGTATTTAAAGCTTCTGGAGACACCGACTGTATTCAAGGGTATGTTTCAAATTGCATGGGAAGCCAAGTAAAATTAGTCAATTCCTGTGAGCAGGAAGGTACAAAAATCTCCATCAGgctgaatacatttttttgttcttatgaATGGGGCAAAAAACTGCCTGTAATTTGCACAAAATATAGGGAACTTAAAACAGTGACGGAGTGTGTATAACAGGAGAGAGTTATTGGTCATACAATGAAGCATAGACCCAGCAGGTACTGCATATGTGGAGCTCAGCTTCATAGCTGCCCCAGTCAAGCGAATGGGATTAGAGATGTAGA comes from the Melopsittacus undulatus isolate bMelUnd1 chromosome 6, bMelUnd1.mat.Z, whole genome shotgun sequence genome and includes:
- the TBX22 gene encoding T-box transcription factor TBX22, producing MALSSRAHAFSVEALVGRSAKRKMPDGDEEPGAGRRQSRRAPETEKRPKAGAESRDAGAGVQVELQGSELWRRFHEIGTEMIITKAGRRMFPSVRVKVKGLEPLRQYYIAIDVVPVDSKRYRYVYHSSQWMVAGNTDHSCITPRLYIHPDSPCSGETWMRQIISFDRVKLTNNEMDDKGHIILQSMHKYKPRVHVIAQDSRFDLAQIQSLPAEGVQTFSFQETEFTTVTAYQNQQITKLKIDRNPFAKGFRDPGRNRGVLDGLLETYPWRSPLALDFKAFGADSQGGSSSSSPVTSSGGTPSPLNPLLSPSCSPPAFHLSASNIGVSCPKTYLHNLNVPLYYKICPTSFLRQQSLIFPSHEKLGGTNPHLLPHFMVDVPKLSSLGITNLKNAKAEDLNGQCLQVPSSASQMLYGLHASGNIFPSSPIAREALNCSLHPPYGLYGYNFSVPSRLMNAASHFKVSDSIPASLRDGRCNHSNWHPTINHCL